CTAGCGCTATCTACAAAGTCATCTATGAAGGTGGCGACGTCCGTGGAAGTATCTTAGGTATGATGTCAAATGATTTTCGTTCTGAAAATGAATGGCACTAATATTAGAATTGTAGTATAATTTAGTTCAGTATAGTTAATTTATGAAAAGGAGTTCTCATATGAGAAAAGTTAGAAAAGCCGTCATTCCCGCTGCTGGTCTTGGAACACGCTTCTTGCCAGCCACTAAAGCACTCGCTAAAGAGATGCTTCCAATTGTTGATAAACCAACCATTCAATTTATCGTCGAAGAAGCCTTGAAATCAGGTATTGAAGACATTTTGGTTGTTACTGGGAAATCAAAACGTTCAATCGAAGACCACTTCGATTCAAATTTTGAGTTAGAATACAATTTGGAACATAAAGGGAAAACTGACCTTCTCAAACTTGTGAATGATACAACAGCTATTAATCTTCACTTTATCCGTCAAAGCCATCCACGCGGATTGGGAGACGCCGTTTTACAAGCCAAAGCTTTTGTTGGCAACGAACCTTTCGTAGTTATGCTTGGTGACGACCTTATGGACATCAATAAAAATAAAGCTGTACCATTGACAAAACAACTGATCAATGACTACGAAACCACACACGCATCAACTATCGCCGTTATGTCTGTACCACACGAAGAAGTATCATCTTACGGTGTTATTGCTCCTCAAGGCGAAGTTATTGACGGACTTTATAGCGTTGAAACATTTGTTGAAAAACCAGC
This sequence is a window from Streptococcus macedonicus ACA-DC 198. Protein-coding genes within it:
- the cap4C gene encoding UTP--glucose-1-phosphate uridylyltransferase, with the translated sequence MRKVRKAVIPAAGLGTRFLPATKALAKEMLPIVDKPTIQFIVEEALKSGIEDILVVTGKSKRSIEDHFDSNFELEYNLEHKGKTDLLKLVNDTTAINLHFIRQSHPRGLGDAVLQAKAFVGNEPFVVMLGDDLMDINKNKAVPLTKQLINDYETTHASTIAVMSVPHEEVSSYGVIAPQGEVIDGLYSVETFVEKPAPEDAPSDLAIIGRYLLTPEIFNILETQEPGSGNEIQLTDAIDTLNKTQRVFARQFNGDRYDVGDKFGFMKTSIDYALQHPQIKDSMKQYLIDLGKELEADSKKEETK